A region of Planktothrix tepida PCC 9214 DNA encodes the following proteins:
- the purC gene encoding phosphoribosylaminoimidazolesuccinocarboxamide synthase produces MSTPEKLYEGKAKIIYATDDPEILLAYFKDDATAFNAQKRGTIRGKGEINTAISSHLFQQLEAQGVPTHYIDCPAPNEMRVKRVNIVPVEVIVRNIAAGSLCKQTGIAVGTVIEPPIVEFCYKNDELGDPLLTHERLLLMKLATPKQLEQITQLSLLINQLLSDFFNECGITLVDFKLEFGMTSDGQLVLADEISPDTCRLWDQSETDPDRRVLDKDRFRRDLGNVESAYQQVLKRVLEHTPN; encoded by the coding sequence ATGTCTACTCCTGAAAAGCTTTACGAAGGCAAAGCAAAAATTATCTATGCAACGGATGACCCGGAAATCTTACTCGCCTACTTCAAAGATGATGCCACGGCTTTTAATGCCCAAAAACGTGGGACAATTCGAGGCAAAGGGGAAATTAACACCGCTATTTCTAGCCATCTGTTTCAACAGTTAGAAGCTCAAGGCGTTCCCACCCATTATATTGATTGTCCTGCACCTAATGAAATGCGGGTGAAACGGGTAAACATTGTTCCAGTAGAAGTCATTGTTCGGAATATAGCGGCGGGAAGTTTATGTAAACAAACTGGAATTGCTGTTGGGACAGTGATTGAACCGCCAATAGTAGAATTTTGCTATAAAAATGATGAATTAGGTGATCCGTTATTAACTCATGAACGCCTGTTATTAATGAAGTTAGCAACGCCAAAGCAATTAGAACAAATCACCCAGTTATCCTTACTAATTAATCAACTTCTCTCTGACTTTTTTAATGAATGTGGGATTACGTTAGTTGATTTTAAATTAGAATTTGGGATGACCTCGGATGGTCAACTGGTACTGGCCGATGAAATTAGTCCTGATACCTGTCGATTATGGGATCAATCGGAAACAGACCCCGACCGTCGAGTTTTGGATAAAGACCGTTTTCGTCGAGATTTAGGAAATGTTGAATCTGCCTATCAACAAGTTCTTAAACGGGTTTTAGAACATACACCCAACTGA
- a CDS encoding VOC family protein, with amino-acid sequence MESTPTLYPKILPPGLLRRVHHLALNVVDLQKSRDFYGTILGLHELVGDEVPSTLKGLVETGKVANFITPDGTVIDLFAEPDLNPPDPDPKKAFTRVNHLAFDIPAEFFEQAVEVLQSNSILIDHGPVTRPTGRGIYFYDPDGFMIEIRCDPSS; translated from the coding sequence ATGGAATCTACGCCAACCCTATACCCCAAAATCTTACCCCCAGGACTTCTCCGCCGCGTTCATCATCTTGCATTAAATGTTGTTGACTTACAAAAATCTCGCGATTTTTATGGTACAATATTAGGGTTACATGAATTAGTTGGGGATGAAGTTCCCAGTACCTTAAAAGGTCTTGTTGAAACGGGAAAAGTCGCTAATTTTATTACCCCTGACGGGACAGTCATTGATTTATTTGCTGAACCGGATTTAAACCCCCCTGATCCTGATCCCAAAAAAGCGTTTACCCGTGTGAATCATTTAGCCTTTGATATTCCAGCAGAATTTTTTGAGCAAGCGGTAGAAGTCTTGCAGTCAAATTCTATTCTCATTGATCATGGCCCCGTCACCCGACCCACTGGACGTGGCATTTATTTCTATGACCCCGATGGTTTTATGATCGAGATACGTTGTGATCCTTCATCCTAA
- a CDS encoding carbohydrate ABC transporter permease, which produces MLKFKSVLTPYLFLFPALLMLTLTVFWPALQAFYLSLFSYDLLTPPEWVGLKNFQQLWTDEVFWETLKNTLLYLIIVVPILVFAPLALAILVNQKLRGINGFRTAYYVPVVISMVVAGIAWKWLYAENGFLNQLLNAISFPPIPWLTSPHVALFSVMAVTIWKGLGYYMVIYLAGLQGIPLELYEAATIDGSDGLKKHWDITLPLMKPYMVLVGVISAISSTKVFEEVYIMTQGGPRNSSKTIVYYLYEQGFQQLEFGYACTIGLILFLIVLGLSILRLGIERFSETVNSNSPLL; this is translated from the coding sequence ATGCTAAAGTTTAAATCCGTTTTAACGCCTTATTTATTTTTATTTCCTGCTTTATTAATGCTGACCTTAACCGTATTTTGGCCAGCGTTACAAGCATTTTATTTAAGTTTGTTTAGTTATGACTTACTTACACCGCCAGAATGGGTCGGGTTAAAGAATTTTCAACAGTTATGGACAGATGAGGTATTTTGGGAAACCTTAAAGAATACCTTGCTTTATTTAATCATCGTTGTTCCGATTTTAGTTTTTGCACCCTTGGCTTTAGCGATTTTAGTGAATCAAAAATTACGCGGAATTAATGGCTTTAGAACCGCCTATTATGTTCCGGTCGTGATTTCAATGGTGGTGGCGGGTATTGCGTGGAAATGGTTATATGCAGAAAATGGGTTTTTAAATCAACTTTTAAATGCTATTTCTTTTCCTCCTATTCCTTGGTTAACCAGTCCCCATGTCGCCTTGTTTAGTGTGATGGCGGTGACGATTTGGAAAGGCTTAGGCTATTATATGGTGATTTATTTAGCAGGATTACAAGGAATTCCATTAGAACTGTATGAAGCCGCAACGATTGACGGTTCTGATGGGTTAAAAAAACATTGGGATATTACCTTACCTTTAATGAAACCTTACATGGTTTTAGTGGGGGTCATTTCAGCAATATCCTCAACGAAAGTGTTTGAAGAAGTGTATATTATGACCCAAGGAGGGCCAAGAAATAGTTCTAAAACGATTGTTTATTATTTGTATGAACAAGGCTTCCAACAATTAGAATTTGGTTATGCTTGTACCATTGGATTAATTTTATTTTTAATCGTTTTAGGATTATCAATTTTACGATTAGGGATTGAACGGTTTAGCGAGACTGTTAACAGCAATAGTCCGTTGCTGTAA
- the tpiA gene encoding triose-phosphate isomerase gives MRKVIIAGNWKMFKTQTEAQEFLQGFTSHLDETSEDREVVLCVPFTTLGMMSKSLHGSRILLGAQNIHWEDSGAYTGEISGPMLLEFGIRYVVVGHSERRQYFGETDETVNWRLRAAQRHGLTPILCVGETKQQRDAGETERVIFSQLEKDLIGVDQNNLVIAYEPIWAIGTGDTCETTEANRVIGLIRSKLINPNVTIQYGGSVKPDNIDDIMAQPEIDGALVGGASLQPESFARIVNYQ, from the coding sequence GTGAGAAAAGTCATTATTGCGGGTAACTGGAAGATGTTTAAAACCCAAACAGAAGCTCAAGAGTTTCTGCAAGGGTTTACCAGTCATTTAGATGAAACCTCGGAAGACCGGGAAGTGGTACTTTGTGTACCATTTACCACCTTGGGGATGATGTCCAAAAGTTTACATGGGAGTCGAATTCTCCTCGGTGCTCAAAACATACATTGGGAAGATTCTGGAGCTTACACGGGGGAAATTTCTGGCCCGATGTTACTAGAATTTGGCATCCGCTATGTTGTTGTGGGTCACAGTGAACGACGTCAATATTTTGGCGAAACTGATGAAACGGTAAATTGGCGACTCAGAGCGGCTCAACGTCATGGGTTAACGCCAATTTTATGTGTAGGAGAAACGAAACAACAACGAGATGCTGGAGAAACAGAACGTGTGATTTTCTCTCAGTTGGAAAAGGATTTAATCGGGGTTGATCAAAACAATTTAGTGATTGCTTATGAACCGATTTGGGCAATAGGAACCGGGGATACTTGTGAAACCACAGAAGCTAATCGTGTGATTGGTTTAATTCGCAGTAAATTAATCAATCCTAATGTAACCATTCAATATGGTGGCTCTGTCAAACCGGATAATATTGATGATATTATGGCACAGCCAGAAATTGATGGGGCATTAGTAGGAGGGGCAAGTTTACAACCTGAAAGTTTTGCCCGAATTGTTAATTATCAGTAA
- a CDS encoding CIA30 family protein — MTEPQKGQWDGGRFLKTLAYFKVIPFIGNINWIQNLLGGGAKKRQEKPNIILVVGATGGVGKRVVQRLQQQGIKVRCLVRDAKRGRTILGNSVELIEADLTLPETLTPAVFQDINGIICCSGTKVQPVEGDTPNREKYYQGIKFYMPEVVDVPELVEYKGIQNLINAVPRTLRNAGDKILFDFTQPAEDVKEIWGALDDIVMGGISESSLKLTPDGALFTGYVSTANSGGFVSVRTRNFEPPLNLYDYQGIELRVKGDGKRYKFIIRCNEGWDSVGYCYSFDTVYNIPITIRIPFDKLIPVFRAKTLNEGKPFNASQVFSLQLMLSKFEYDGALNPKFEPGLFQLEIESIKAYGGTVLPRFVQVSSAGVTRPGKPGLNLEEEPPAVRLNEQLGGILTWKLRGEEVIRSSGIPYTIIRPCALTEQPGGSALIVDKGDTIKGQVSREDIAELCIQALTQPKACNTTFEVKAELDSPASKNWDELFSQLKSD, encoded by the coding sequence ATGACAGAACCACAAAAAGGACAATGGGATGGGGGTCGGTTCCTGAAAACCCTGGCTTATTTTAAGGTTATTCCCTTTATTGGCAATATTAACTGGATACAAAATTTATTAGGGGGAGGGGCAAAAAAACGGCAAGAAAAACCCAATATTATATTAGTCGTGGGTGCCACGGGGGGAGTGGGAAAACGAGTGGTTCAACGGTTACAACAACAAGGCATTAAAGTGCGTTGTTTAGTTCGGGATGCTAAAAGAGGAAGAACAATCTTAGGAAATTCGGTAGAATTAATTGAAGCAGATTTAACCCTTCCTGAAACCTTAACGCCTGCTGTCTTTCAAGATATTAATGGGATTATTTGTTGTAGTGGTACAAAAGTCCAACCCGTTGAAGGAGATACGCCGAACCGCGAAAAATATTATCAGGGAATTAAGTTTTATATGCCGGAAGTGGTTGATGTACCGGAATTAGTGGAATATAAAGGCATTCAAAATTTAATTAATGCAGTACCTAGAACCCTGAGAAATGCTGGGGATAAAATTTTGTTTGATTTTACCCAACCTGCTGAAGATGTTAAGGAAATTTGGGGGGCATTAGATGATATTGTCATGGGGGGTATTAGTGAAAGTTCGTTAAAGTTAACACCAGATGGCGCATTGTTTACAGGATATGTTTCAACAGCGAATTCTGGGGGGTTTGTTTCCGTGCGAACCCGCAATTTTGAACCTCCTTTAAATTTATATGATTATCAAGGGATTGAATTACGGGTTAAAGGCGATGGAAAACGCTATAAATTTATTATTCGCTGTAATGAAGGTTGGGATAGTGTAGGATATTGTTATTCGTTTGATACGGTGTACAATATTCCTATTACCATTCGGATTCCTTTTGATAAATTAATTCCGGTGTTTCGTGCTAAAACTTTAAATGAAGGAAAACCTTTTAATGCCAGTCAGGTATTTTCCTTACAATTAATGTTGAGTAAATTTGAATATGATGGCGCATTAAATCCCAAATTTGAACCCGGACTTTTTCAATTAGAAATTGAATCGATTAAGGCCTACGGTGGAACCGTTTTACCTCGATTTGTTCAGGTGAGCTCGGCGGGGGTAACTCGTCCAGGAAAACCCGGATTAAATTTAGAAGAAGAACCTCCGGCGGTGCGTTTAAATGAACAATTAGGGGGGATTTTAACCTGGAAATTACGGGGAGAAGAGGTGATTCGTTCTAGTGGTATTCCCTATACAATTATTCGTCCCTGTGCATTAACAGAACAACCCGGAGGTTCTGCGTTAATAGTTGACAAAGGAGACACAATTAAAGGACAAGTCAGTCGAGAGGATATTGCTGAATTATGTATCCAAGCTTTAACTCAACCGAAAGCTTGTAATACGACTTTTGAAGTTAAAGCAGAACTGGATAGTCCAGCATCAAAAAATTGGGATGAGTTATTTTCTCAACTTAAATCTGATTAA
- a CDS encoding class I SAM-dependent methyltransferase produces MAPVPHWDAKLYDSHHSFVSNLAVDLLELLDPRIGEQILDLGCGTGHLSYKITNTGAEVIGIDKASTMIKRASQTYPGLNFLVADGANLTWTEQFDAVFSNAVLHWIQQPEKVVDGVWRVLKPGGRFVAEFGGKGNIDTIIAAIYAALDAAGYPQNKTLNPWYFPSIAEYGMLLESQGFQLKSATLMERPTPLNDGDKGLRNWLKMFAGNFFEGIPLSKQLNIITDIETRLRPKLFKNGSWIADYKRIRIVATKNKE; encoded by the coding sequence ATGGCTCCTGTGCCTCATTGGGATGCAAAACTCTACGACAGTCATCATAGCTTTGTCTCTAACTTAGCCGTAGATCTATTGGAATTGCTTGATCCCCGTATAGGAGAGCAGATTCTTGATCTCGGTTGTGGCACAGGTCATCTGAGCTATAAAATTACAAACACTGGGGCTGAAGTGATCGGAATTGACAAGGCTTCAACGATGATTAAACGCGCTAGTCAAACTTACCCCGGTCTAAATTTTTTAGTGGCAGATGGAGCTAACTTAACCTGGACTGAACAGTTTGATGCAGTTTTCTCGAATGCAGTTTTACATTGGATTCAACAACCTGAAAAAGTTGTGGATGGGGTTTGGCGTGTCTTAAAACCCGGCGGGCGTTTTGTTGCAGAATTTGGAGGCAAAGGGAATATTGATACCATTATTGCCGCAATTTATGCAGCGTTAGATGCGGCTGGATATCCTCAAAACAAAACCTTAAATCCTTGGTATTTTCCGAGTATTGCTGAATATGGAATGCTTTTAGAATCACAAGGCTTTCAACTCAAGTCAGCAACATTAATGGAACGTCCAACTCCATTAAATGATGGAGACAAAGGGTTAAGAAATTGGCTGAAGATGTTTGCCGGAAATTTCTTTGAGGGGATTCCCCTTTCTAAACAACTAAATATTATTACTGATATCGAAACTCGCTTGCGCCCCAAATTATTCAAGAATGGCTCTTGGATTGCGGACTATAAGCGGATTCGCATTGTCGCCACTAAAAATAAGGAGTGA
- a CDS encoding M23 family metallopeptidase — protein sequence MTKSKFLRPHTLLLLAGLMGVSLVGLGWKQQFAKAQPTEVATGLNWSGASFPVENFQEYTSPFGYRGEGFHYGLDLAAPEGSYIRNWWQGTVVEVWQDGRCGNGIAIQSGQWEHIYCHVQGTVEKTSQGTYFIDREGGIQLWEGQQVPSGTRIARVGMTGRTTGPHLHWGVKYSGRWVDPARVLRSMYNQQIQQARGS from the coding sequence ATGACAAAATCTAAATTCTTGCGTCCCCACACACTTCTGTTATTAGCGGGATTAATGGGTGTGAGTTTGGTAGGGTTGGGATGGAAACAACAGTTCGCCAAAGCTCAACCGACTGAAGTAGCAACGGGTTTAAACTGGTCAGGAGCATCGTTTCCCGTTGAAAATTTTCAAGAATATACCTCTCCTTTTGGCTATCGGGGGGAAGGGTTTCACTATGGTTTAGATTTGGCAGCCCCTGAAGGCAGTTATATTCGCAATTGGTGGCAAGGAACGGTTGTGGAAGTGTGGCAAGATGGTCGTTGTGGTAACGGGATTGCCATTCAGTCTGGCCAATGGGAACATATTTATTGTCACGTTCAAGGGACTGTGGAAAAAACCAGTCAAGGAACTTATTTTATTGACCGAGAAGGGGGTATTCAACTTTGGGAAGGTCAGCAAGTTCCTTCGGGGACGAGAATTGCCAGAGTGGGAATGACGGGACGGACAACAGGCCCTCACCTTCATTGGGGTGTCAAATATAGTGGCCGTTGGGTTGATCCCGCTCGTGTGTTACGCTCAATGTACAATCAACAAATTCAACAAGCCAGAGGCAGTTAA
- a CDS encoding bile acid:sodium symporter family protein, with translation MTLYSGTLTSSAITQNAYSQELIAQSPAPTSDQLPPSASPQIPTSDTALLFQNDRYVVRVFREENKAYVNIYDKENKTLTLKKIPVSITLAKNPTKDPIKYVAVIGNQQYIVLISPLGSSELTIVKGGTVVYRQGSNQVEVAQKVPGVSDQTVSVNPTVALIKTIFINYAKLTLFVLMFSMAIHWKIEDVVWIWKQPSLLLRSLLSVLIAVPLLGALTVFIPGLTVAQRIGIGAMIACPGAPMIPFKSIKAGGQPKFIASLQFTVCVLAIVSIPLTAAILSQFYPNQAWLSPQDIANQVLFAQVLPMGIGVLLAQYVPQLAEDWVEPVNKIAKLMLLLALIILLAVSLEKVLNAGFIAYLVMGLLSIASLVCGHVLGGPKPETRTVLAYATATRNAGLAVLLVSLNFPNLDFIKSGIIDTLITYALIAAIVSIPYTAWRKRTMVKN, from the coding sequence GTGACCCTGTACTCAGGGACACTCACATCCTCTGCCATTACTCAGAATGCCTATTCTCAGGAATTGATCGCCCAGTCTCCAGCACCAACTTCCGATCAACTGCCCCCAAGTGCGTCGCCTCAGATTCCTACCTCAGATACAGCTTTATTGTTTCAAAATGACCGTTATGTGGTGAGAGTATTTCGAGAAGAAAATAAAGCTTATGTCAATATCTATGACAAGGAAAACAAAACCCTAACCCTTAAAAAAATACCTGTTTCTATTACTCTGGCTAAAAACCCTACAAAAGATCCGATTAAATACGTTGCTGTGATCGGTAATCAACAATATATCGTGTTGATTAGTCCGTTGGGTTCTTCAGAGTTAACTATTGTCAAGGGGGGAACAGTGGTCTATCGCCAAGGAAGTAATCAGGTTGAAGTTGCTCAAAAAGTCCCCGGTGTCTCTGACCAAACTGTATCTGTCAATCCCACCGTTGCCCTGATCAAGACAATATTTATTAATTATGCCAAATTAACCCTCTTTGTTCTGATGTTTTCTATGGCAATTCATTGGAAAATTGAGGATGTCGTCTGGATCTGGAAGCAACCGTCTCTCCTGTTGCGATCGCTACTCTCGGTGTTAATTGCAGTGCCATTATTGGGAGCCTTAACCGTATTCATTCCGGGTTTAACCGTGGCACAACGCATTGGTATTGGGGCAATGATAGCCTGTCCCGGTGCGCCCATGATTCCCTTTAAGAGTATAAAAGCTGGGGGACAGCCAAAGTTTATTGCTAGTTTACAGTTTACGGTGTGCGTTCTAGCCATTGTTAGTATCCCCTTAACGGCTGCTATTCTGAGTCAGTTCTATCCGAATCAAGCCTGGTTATCCCCACAAGACATTGCTAACCAAGTGTTGTTTGCTCAGGTGTTACCCATGGGAATCGGCGTTTTACTGGCTCAATATGTACCCCAGTTAGCAGAAGATTGGGTAGAACCCGTCAACAAAATTGCCAAATTGATGCTTTTGCTGGCTCTAATTATCCTGCTCGCCGTCAGCCTAGAAAAAGTTCTCAATGCCGGATTTATTGCTTACTTGGTAATGGGTTTGCTCTCGATTGCTTCGCTGGTCTGTGGTCATGTTTTGGGTGGGCCGAAACCGGAAACAAGAACAGTTCTAGCTTATGCAACCGCAACTCGGAATGCGGGTTTAGCGGTTCTACTGGTTAGCTTGAATTTCCCCAATTTAGATTTTATCAAAAGTGGCATTATCGATACGCTGATTACCTATGCCTTAATTGCTGCGATTGTTTCCATTCCTTATACAGCTTGGCGTAAACGAACAATGGTTAAGAATTAG
- a CDS encoding spermidine synthase, which produces MSGSELKADFWVSEYITPWDIYVHGITQVLAYKKTPYQDMYVVETGAYGKALVLDGKWQSCTGDEFLYHEPLVHVASVYHGSPKKVAVLGGGEGATIREVLRWKTIECVAMIDLDGDVVEACKQHLPEMHQNAFDDPRTQLIIGDAIDFLEQTQEKWDIVISDLSDPIEEGPSFKLFTKEYFEKIQQILTPDGYGVIQAGPVSPNEMKLHVRLVNTLKTVFPQVHSYTSYISTYGSPWSFIIVSNQPINTRPDPDTVDQLLQDQTIGGLRMFDGTTMLGMLQVPKHLRDAIASETEIYTLAEPPKFFGKGANA; this is translated from the coding sequence ATGTCGGGTAGTGAACTAAAAGCTGATTTTTGGGTAAGCGAGTATATCACACCTTGGGATATTTATGTACATGGAATTACCCAAGTATTAGCGTATAAAAAAACCCCGTATCAAGATATGTATGTTGTGGAAACGGGTGCTTATGGAAAAGCCTTGGTTCTCGATGGTAAATGGCAATCTTGTACGGGAGATGAATTTCTCTATCACGAACCCTTAGTTCATGTCGCTTCGGTCTATCACGGTTCTCCCAAAAAAGTTGCGGTTTTGGGGGGAGGAGAAGGGGCAACGATTCGAGAGGTTTTACGTTGGAAAACTATTGAATGTGTTGCCATGATTGACCTGGATGGAGATGTGGTGGAAGCCTGTAAACAACATCTGCCAGAAATGCACCAAAATGCTTTTGATGATCCCCGCACCCAACTGATTATCGGGGATGCGATTGACTTTTTAGAGCAGACTCAGGAAAAATGGGATATTGTGATTTCGGATTTATCCGATCCCATTGAAGAGGGGCCATCCTTCAAATTATTTACCAAAGAATATTTTGAAAAAATTCAGCAAATTTTAACTCCCGATGGTTATGGGGTGATTCAAGCTGGCCCGGTTTCCCCCAATGAAATGAAACTGCACGTTCGTTTGGTGAATACTCTGAAAACGGTATTTCCCCAGGTTCACTCTTATACCAGTTATATTTCCACCTACGGAAGTCCCTGGAGTTTCATTATCGTTTCTAACCAACCGATTAATACCCGTCCTGACCCCGACACGGTGGATCAACTGTTGCAAGACCAAACCATCGGAGGATTACGGATGTTTGATGGGACAACGATGTTAGGAATGTTACAAGTACCCAAACATTTACGCGATGCGATCGCCTCTGAAACAGAAATTTATACTTTAGCTGAACCTCCGAAATTCTTTGGCAAAGGAGCCAATGCTTAA
- a CDS encoding winged helix-turn-helix transcriptional regulator, whose product MNVTPCLEKPDFGSASSQNKNTCPIQYIVQIISSKWSVSILRELLIRNCRTHEFLEALPGISTKTLTIRLRELEKYGIIERKVYAEIPPHVEYSLTDKGRQLQPVLIALKQAGEQLLQQEPCHCSIKL is encoded by the coding sequence ATGAATGTTACCCCTTGTCTCGAAAAACCAGATTTCGGTTCTGCAAGCTCCCAGAATAAAAATACTTGCCCGATTCAATATATTGTGCAAATCATCAGCAGCAAATGGTCAGTCTCAATTTTGCGGGAGTTACTAATCAGGAATTGTCGTACCCATGAATTTTTAGAGGCTTTACCCGGAATAAGTACGAAAACCTTGACAATTCGCCTCCGAGAATTAGAAAAATATGGTATTATTGAAAGGAAGGTCTATGCAGAAATACCCCCTCATGTTGAATATTCCTTAACCGATAAAGGCCGACAACTGCAACCTGTATTAATAGCTTTAAAACAAGCTGGAGAACAATTATTACAGCAAGAACCCTGTCACTGTTCCATCAAGCTTTAA
- the folP gene encoding dihydropteroate synthase: MTAVLNPLTLRETCFQWGKRTYIMGVLNITPDSFSDGGDFNSLEMAFNQAQKMVEAGVDIIDIGGQSTRPGAETVSLKEELNRVIPLIQAIRKSSDELLANIPISVDTTSSQVAQAAVQAGGDLINDISGAMFDPKMLSVVAQLNVPIILMHLRGTPKTMQTLTDYQDLIGELRQFLEERIQAAIHQGIPRDYIIIDPGIGFAKTGVQNLKILRNLTQLRSLDCPILVGTSRKSFIGHLLNQPDPKQRVWGTAATCVAAIGNSADILRVHDVKEMVDVSRVADAIYRVSLEKE, from the coding sequence ATGACGGCTGTTCTTAACCCTTTAACCCTTAGAGAAACTTGTTTTCAATGGGGGAAGCGAACTTATATTATGGGGGTTTTGAATATTACCCCAGATAGTTTTAGTGATGGGGGAGATTTTAATAGTTTAGAGATGGCTTTCAACCAAGCGCAAAAAATGGTGGAAGCCGGAGTGGATATCATTGATATTGGCGGACAATCTACTCGACCCGGTGCGGAAACTGTTAGTTTAAAGGAAGAATTAAACCGTGTAATTCCCCTGATTCAAGCGATTAGAAAGAGTTCGGATGAACTGTTAGCTAATATTCCCATTTCTGTTGATACAACTTCCTCCCAAGTTGCTCAAGCAGCCGTTCAAGCCGGAGGAGATCTGATTAATGATATTTCGGGTGCAATGTTTGATCCGAAGATGTTGTCGGTGGTGGCTCAATTAAACGTTCCTATTATTTTAATGCACCTTCGAGGAACACCGAAAACGATGCAAACTTTAACGGATTATCAGGATTTAATCGGAGAATTAAGACAATTTTTAGAAGAACGAATTCAAGCTGCTATTCATCAAGGAATCCCTAGAGATTATATTATCATTGATCCGGGAATTGGTTTTGCTAAAACCGGTGTCCAAAATTTAAAAATATTGAGAAATTTAACCCAGTTGCGATCGCTCGATTGTCCCATTTTAGTGGGAACGTCTCGCAAAAGTTTTATTGGTCATCTTTTAAACCAACCTGACCCGAAACAACGGGTTTGGGGAACGGCGGCAACTTGTGTGGCAGCTATTGGGAATTCTGCGGATATTTTACGAGTTCATGACGTTAAAGAAATGGTAGATGTCAGTCGAGTTGCTGATGCCATTTATCGGGTGAGTCTTGAAAAAGAGTAG